The sequence GCTCCTGGCAGTGGGAATGCTGTGGCTGTGTGGCAGTGGGGTTTGTAGGGAGGTCGGCTACTGGCTTGTAACCACCTCAGGGTCAGCAGCGAGGGAGATGTGTGATGGTCCACCTCACAGAGAGGCAGAGGGGAATGGGGTGCTGACCCCAGCAAGCTGTGACAGTGCTGTGGGGCTAAGTCCCATCCCCATGCTCTTGCTGTAGGGAGTTTCAGCTCAGGGGCATCACCTCATGCATGAAAGCCCTGTGATATCCATGGGTGTGAATGTCGCCATCCTGCCTGAAACCTGCAGGGCGTTTGTGCAGGAAGGGGCTGTTTCTGACTTCTTCCTTCCAATGCTGTCAGTAGGGCATCCTGAGATGATGCTGTGGCAGGGCACGGTGTGGGAGGACATTTGCAGCCCAATGCCCGGGTGTTGAGCTCATCCCTGCACCCTGTGCCCCCTgcaggggcagtgctgagctatGGGTGCGCCATGCCCTGCCATCCCTCACTCTGTGCTCTCGTCCCAGGGAGGATGGAGGCCCCACAGCTCCTGCGCCTGCTGCTCACCGCCAGCGTGCTGCGCCTGGCACAGACTGCAAACCCCTTCGTGGCTCAGCAGACACCCCCGGACCCCTGCTATGATGAGAGTGGGGCTCCCCGCCGCTGCATCCCCGAGTTTGTCAACGCTGCCTTCGGGAAGGAGGTGCAGGCTTCCAGCACCTGTGGGAAGCCCCCGACTCGGCACTGCGATGCCTCGGACCCCCGCCGAGCCCACCCACCCGCCTACCTGACCGACCTCAACACCGCCGCCAACATGACGTGCTGGCGCTCCGAGACCCTGCACCACCTGCCCCACAACGTCACCCTCACCCTCTCCCTCGGCAAGAAGTTCGAGGTGGTCTACGTCAGCCTCCAGTTCTGCTCGCCCCGGCCGGAGTCCACCGCCATCTTCAAGTCCATGGACTATGGCAAGACGTGGGTGCCCTACCAGTACTACTCCTCGCAGTGCCGCAAGATCTACGGCAAGCCCAGCAAGGCCACCGTCACCAAGCAGAACGAGCAGGAGGCACTGTGCACCGACGGCCTCACCGACCTCTACCCGCTCACCGGCGGCCTCATCGCCTTCAGCACGCTCGACGGGCGGCCCTCGGCCCAGGACTTTgacagcagccctgtgctgcaggactgGGTGACGGCCACCGACATCCGGGTGGTGTTCAGCCGTCCCCACCTCTTCCGTGAGCTGGGGGGCCGCGAGGCTGGCGAGGAGGACGGCGGGGCCGGGGCCACCCCCTATTACTACTCGGTGGGTGAGCTGCAGGTCGGCGGGCGCTGCAAGTGCAACGGGCACGCCTCGCGCTGCATCAAGGACAAGGAGCAGAAGCTGGTGTGCGACTGCAAGCACAACACCGAGGGGCCCGAGTGCGACCGCTGCAAGCCCTTCCACTACGACCGGCCGTGGCAGCGGGCCAGCGCCCGCGAGGCCAACGAGTGCCTGGGTAAGTGCTGTCCCATGGGGCAAGAGCGGGGGGAGGGGACATGGGCCGAGCCTTGGGTGCAATGGGGACAGGCGTGAGCCTCTGCTGCCTGCGACCCATAGGATGTGTTAGCTTGGCCGTAAGCGCTCAGCCCCCCCTAAAAGGCATGAGGGTGTGTTTTGGGACATCAGCACGTGAGGGGAGCGGTGCCCACTGGAGCTGCTTGTCCTTGCGATAAGGCAGAGATGGGCACTGGGTTTGGTACGGGCAGTGAAAACCTAGCAGGGTTTAAGGGAATGTCCGAGCTTTGCCGTTTCAGCATGTCATCATTCGGTCAGTCTGACATGGTGCTGTGTACTGTGGGTTTGGCTCAGCTCTCCTTATAAAGCTTTATGCAGATTAAAGGTGTTGTAATCCGAAGGAAACTTTTCACAAATATGGATCTCGCGTTGCTCGCCTGCCCCGCTCTCATGTCTGTTTCTTTGGGGTTTCTGTGAGGCTTTTGCCTTTTGTCCATGCAGCATGGGGGATGCCAGAGCCCCACAAAGCCCTGGGAGAGGGAGGAACCGGCTCCTCCCCTTCCTGGACCCCCACCCAGTCCCAGGGGGCAGCAGGATAGGGACAAGGGAACCGCACCATCAATCAACCCCCGAATGGCCTGCTGGATGCGCCAGAGGTCAGGGGACCTATTAGTGTTCGTGATCGATGACTTGTTGAGATCCCAGCTGCCGGCTTCAATATGTTTGTTAGGGAGGatttcttctggggaaaaaaaaaggctaaaaaagctaaaaaagtTTGGTGGTCCAAAGGGACAGCCTGAGCCATTCTGCAAAACACCTCACACCCCATGGGAGTGGGTTAGCCCTGATGTTTTCCTGCTTGCCTCAAAACACCACATTTGGGAGCAAAATTTGAGGTGGACCAAAAGGAGGACCCCGACCCAGCAGCCCCTCTGCCCCGTGCTGCACTGTGCCCTTCGCTCTGCCCTGCAGGATGGGTGACCGAAGAGGAGACCGAAGGGCCTCCCCCAGCTGGGTATCCCTTTTGGCAGATGAGGCTGAAAAGATAAAcgagggagagaaaagaagagtgGGGAGGAGGCAGGGGCACGGAGCGGTCCCTTCAAGACACCCTGACAAACCCCGCACACAAAGGCCCTTAGCCAAGCTGCGTGTGAAAGTGGTTTTTCCTGTTGATTCGatccccttctttctcccttttccctctcGGGCTTTGTGCCTTCTCTGAAGGGACCTGAAAGAGCTCCTCCATCACACGCCTCCGAAGGGCTTAGCGGCTGAAAGCTGGATTAGCTCCCCGAGCCTTCCCCTCTGTGCCTTTCAACAATGACATCTCCCCAGCCAGCACGAACAGACGCAGCAATTAGCACCAATTAAAAGGAGAGGCCGCCCGGGAAGTTCCCTTTGCTCAGCCCAGGCTGTGGGGTTTCCGACTCCGTCCCACGCCCCAGCCCTATGCTGCCCCGtggtggaagaggaggaggaggaagaggaggaaggcgGTCGGAGTGCCCCGGAGTGCTCTGCATCCCCATGTGTGCAGCGGGGATGGAGTCGAGGGGCTGGTGCAGTTTCTGCCCTGTGCTCCCTGGTGCTGCCCGTATGGCTGTGGACTCAcccagctgtgtgagcagctcTGGATAGGGAATGAGGGGAAGTCCTGCCCCACGGTGGAGTACAGGCATGGCCACGTGTGCATCTGGGTCAAAAAACAAAGCTGGTACATCCATCCCCATTTTCCTGGGAGTTtgtgcagcagctgagctggcCCATGGCGTGTGCAGGAGGACGGAGGTCTGGGCAGGTGGGCGCTGTTTTTAGGGCTTCCCATgggttctgcttttctcttgtcACGAGAATTTCTGCTTCTCACCGGTGCTAAGGAGTGCAGAGGTGAGAACAGCAGAGATGCGTGCCTTTCAGCAGGAAGGCAAAGATGTGTGCATCGAGGAGGTGCTGCAGTGTCTGTAGGGAGCAGAGACGCTGCCACTCCGCATAGCTGAGTGTTGTTCACAGGTCAGGTTTGGGGAGGTCACAGCTGGGCTGACAACAGTGGCTTTGCCACACTGCCAGCTTGGCACGAGAGCGAGGCCAGCTCCATGCTGCAGGGTGCATGGCCCCGTGCCCACCgggctgcctgcagagcagtgccGGTGTCCCCCGGGCACAGCCGGGCCCTCCCAACCTCTGGGATGGGCTCAGGGAGGGGAAATCCCCACAGCACAGAGGTGTGGGCAGGGTCACGAGTCTCCCCAGCCCCCTGGGGGACGCATTAGTGCTGTTCTGGCAGTCCTGCCCTGCCCTGtcctccatccctgctgctgttcCCGCGGAGCTGCCACCCAGAGCCCGGTGCCCCAGTCGGGAGGCTGTCCCCAAGGCAGGGGGGAGCGGATTAGCGCAAAGCAGCCACTGGAAGTAATTGATCCACTCGCTGGTAATGCTGGAGCTCTTGTTCCCATTGTCGCCGCCGCGGCTGGAGTGCCTTTCTGCTCGCGGCACAAAGGGGAGACCCTGCTCCCGGAGCAGAACCTGCGGAGCCCACGGATAGAACTCGGGGCTCGCTTTGATCCGGGCTCTGCGTGCTCCCGGTGGGACTGCTCTTCCCCCGCACCGGGCAGAGGAGCGGCCAGGAACTGAGGGCATCGATGTGGGATGCCGGTGCGCGGAGGAGTGCTGATGGGTTTTGCAGGCCCGCCTCTCCTTCATTCGTCCCCTCTGTCCCCTCCTTGTGCAcgttttcttgtttttatatcTCAGAGCTCCCGATGCAGAATTCCTTCAGAAATCCCCTTTTTAAGCCCAGTGAGCTGACCTGGCCTCCTTTACACTGGTGCCAGGCAGGAGGTGGCTCCGGGAGGCGGTGAGCAGGGCAGCAGACGCCCTCCCCCCCCAGCATCCTCCCTCCCCAGCGGCTGCGGGGCACTGGGCGAGCCGGAGCCGGGGGTCTGCCTGCAACGGAGGGCATTAGAGCTCAGCTGCGAGCCCCGAGCCCTGCTCCTGGGGTGGGCTGCGGTGGCTCAGCCTCACGCCATCCTCACTGGGGGCTCACAGGCCCCGGGCTGCTTCCTGGCGGCCAGGTGGCGAGCTGGGCTGCTGTGCGGCAGTGCCATCCCGGCTGTGCCTGCGTCCCTGTCCCCGTCGCCGTCCCGCAGAGGCAGGGAACGGCCCGCGTGCTGGCACTGGGCGCACGGGCTCTCCTGCCCCGCTCCTCTCCGGGGCTGAGGTGCAGCCGTCCCGCCTCGCCTCCCGGCTGAGCTCCCCTCCAGCCAAAGCAGGGGCGTAGCTCGAATCCGCTGCGGGTTGGCAGCGGCAGCCGGTCTAGGGTTTCGCTGAGCCAGCTCCGTTAACTAATCACTCCCAGGGAGCTCGTGGGGGCGGCGAACCCCCTCATGTCCTGCTGGCACCGGCATCTGCTGCACGTGTGCTCCCCATGCACGATGCTGCCCGTCCCTTGTCCCCACAGGGGGTCCCCAGCCATGCACCCCTCCCACCATCACCTCGCTGCTGACCCGtggggagctggggggaggaggtATTGGGGTAGTCAGAGTCCAGGCGGGGGTTCAAAGCCTTCAAAAGGGGGACAGAAGGCGGCCCCATTTCAAGGTGTTGACGTTTAATTAGTCTATTATTGCAAATTATTAGATCTTGTGATTGTTTAATTGATCATATGATTGTTTAATTGGGCATACTGTACAAGGGCAGAAGCAAACCACCACGTAATTAGCCCCAAACTGTGCAATTAAATTCTTATTAATACTCCAAACAGCAGGGAGCATTCAAGCCTTTAATTAGTGATTAACAGGAGACAGACAGAGCTTGCAACCAAGTCGGCTCTGAGAACAGCACAAGCATTTAGCACAGTGTGAGGGGGACCGTCCGCTCCGATTAGCACTGCATGCCCAGGAGTGCAGAGCCTCTCATGTGCCACACTGTGaccctgtccccatcccagcatGGCCAAGACTGGCCACATCCTCACAGCGAGAATGTATGGCCAGTATCACTCTGGTACCCTCGGAGCAGTTCTCAGTTCTGGGACAGTTCTGTAGCCATGCAGGGGTGGCCTTGGGGCTGGTGGGGAcgtgccacacagcagcagggcagtgagcCAGCCCCTGGCCCTGCTTCAATGCCACAGAAAGGCCGGGCCAGTTACTCCATCACCAATTAAACTGGGGCAGAGAGAGACCTGTGATGGCCGTGGTGAATCATTTACCTGACCTTCCTCCTCCACTGCCCCCATGTCCCTTCTGCTTCCCAGAGGATGCAGAAGCTTGCAGGGGCCCAGGATTTCTCCTGCTGGGTGAGCAAGGCAAAAATAGGGTCCCTTTGCCCCCAGAATTATTTCCCTGCAGGTGCCTCCACTCAGCAACACAAGCCACCCTGGCCTGTCCTCCCAGCCTGGGGACGGAGCAGCAGCCTGTGCGCTGGTGCTGGCCCTACGCAGAgcctggcagagcagctgcatccctgctgcaccacatccccactgtgcccactgcgTCACTGTTATCCCAGTTGGGATTTGGGAGTTGGTCCATGCCTGGTGCACCAAGTCAACAAGCGCACTCAGTTGGGACCCACATGAAGGTCTTTGTTTAATTCTGTGCAGAATCAGGTGCTTGCTTTCTGAATCTCCTAACTCCTGAATGGGTGACAACTGGGGCAACATCCCCATCACATCATCACCACCCCCATCATCCCAACACCATTCCCACCATGCCAGCACCATCCCCACTCTTCCAACACCATCCCTGCCACGCAGCTGCATCCTCACCACCCAGCAAAACGTGCTGCTCTTCCTTCAGGCACCGTTTCCCACTGTCCAGCCAAGCATGAGAGTTTGCCCACCAGCACCAGTAAAAGGTGAGCTCAGAAGGAACAGACCCCAGGATTCACCCACTGCCCAATGGTGTTGTTCCTGCCCTGGGATTTTTACAACACCAATCTCATAATATGAGGGAGTTGGAGGCAGGCTGGGCTCAGGGGTTGTGCAGGCTGGGTTCagggtgtgctgctgctctccccacaTGATGCCAGGACCGTTTGATCTGCACAGGCTGAGGCTCCCAATGTGCTCCTGGGCGACCCGGGGGGGTGAGCGGGGGAAACTTCACACAAACGACAAGCAGGCCCAGCAGTTAAATCTGGGCTGACATGTTAATGAATTTCACAGTACGCCTGGAAAAACTCTCACCCAGCCTCAATTTACCAGCGCAGGGAGGGGGCTGGGGGCGGGCGCTGTGTTTTGCCAAAGGAAATCTTGTTCCCATTATCTTTTTGCGAGAGTGTTAAACAGGAACTggcactgcttttcctttttatctcaCACACGTGGAATCGGGCAGGGGGTCTTCTCAGTTCCTGTGGCTAAGGAAAGAAATAGTGTGTTTGCATCAGTGTGCACGTGTGTGGGGGCACGTGCatgcatctgtgtgtgtgtgtgcatatatgaGAGCATGCGTACCAGTGTGCAAATATGAACATGCATGCTTGTGCACACGCTTGTGACGTGACTGTACATGCACACATGTAAGTGCATGTGAGAGTGCACACATacttctgcacgtttgtgcatGCGCGTGTCACTGTGggcttctgtgtgtgtgtgtgcagagcagagcctcAACTAAGAGCAGTttgggggctgtgctgctggcgCTGAGGCTGATGCCCTGTGGGGCAGCAGGTTGCAGGTGCCTGGCTGGCACTGCCCGGCCAGCACTAATGGACAACCCCTGCTCAGCTGCACCCCAATGCTCTGCCTTTGGCTGAGCAGCCCCATGCTCCATGCCCACACGTGCCCGTTCTCCTTACTGACTTCCAGCCCTGACCCCTTTACGAGGCAGATGCTGCACATCTGGATGACACACTGGGGCTGGCTGCACCACCACTTCCAGCCACGTTCTCCTCCTTCCTGACCCCGCATCCGGAGTCCTTCTGTGGGGTCCGTGCTGTGCACCTGGCGTGGGTTTACCCCTCCTGTTTCCCTGTTTCCCTGCTCAGGCAGTGCTGGTGCAGCAGAATCCCAGCAGACCACCAGCCTCAGCTTTTAGGACTCCATGCAGTAAAAGCCATGCCTGCACGTTTGTGCGGATGGAGAGGGCATGACCACCGTGCTGGGGACCGTGGAGCACAGAGAGCGCTGTCTGACCCCAGCAATTGGTGCTCACGGTGACGTTGAGCTGCCCCTGCTGACACTCTGTTCCTTTGCAGCCTGCAACTGCAACCTGCACGCTCGGCGCTGCCGCTTCAACATGGAGCTGTACAAGCTGTCGGGCAGGAAGAGTGGCGGCGTTTGCCTCAACTGCCGACACAACACGGCTGGGAGGCACTGCCACTACTGCAAGGAGGGCTTCTACCGGGACCTCAGCAAGTCCATCACGGACCGCAAGGCCTGCAAAGGTGAGCCGGGAGCCATCTGCTGCCCTGAGGGAATGGTGGGAATGGCCTCGAGCCCAGCATGTCTGTGGGCGCCCAGACCCAAGGGATGGG comes from Meleagris gallopavo isolate NT-WF06-2002-E0010 breed Aviagen turkey brand Nicholas breeding stock chromosome 16, Turkey_5.1, whole genome shotgun sequence and encodes:
- the NTN3 gene encoding netrin-3 isoform X2, whose translation is MEAPQLLRLLLTASVLRLAQTANPFVAQQTPPDPCYDESGAPRRCIPEFVNAAFGKEVQASSTCGKPPTRHCDASDPRRAHPPAYLTDLNTAANMTCWRSETLHHLPHNVTLTLSLGKKFEVVYVSLQFCSPRPESTAIFKSMDYGKTWVPYQYYSSQCRKIYGKPSKATVTKQNEQEALCTDGLTDLYPLTGGLIAFSTLDGRPSAQDFDSSPVLQDWVTATDIRVVFSRPHLFRELGGREAGEEDGGAGATPYYYSVGELQVGGRCKCNGHASRCIKDKEQKLVCDCKHNTEGPECDRCKPFHYDRPWQRASAREANECLACNCNLHARRCRFNMELYKLSGRKSGGVCLNCRHNTAGRHCHYCKEGFYRDLSKSITDRKACKACDCHPVGAAGKTCNQTTGQCPCKDGVTGLTCNRCAKGFQQSRSPVAPCIKIPAINPTSLITSTEAPADCDSYCKPAKGNYKINMKKYCKKDYVVQVNILEMETVANWAKFTINILSVYKCRDERVKRGDNFLWIHLKDLSCKCPKIQISKKYLVMGISENSTDRPGLMADKNSLVIQWRDAWTRRLRKLQRREKKGKCVKP
- the NTN3 gene encoding netrin-3 isoform X1; its protein translation is MPCHPSLCALVPGRMEAPQLLRLLLTASVLRLAQTANPFVAQQTPPDPCYDESGAPRRCIPEFVNAAFGKEVQASSTCGKPPTRHCDASDPRRAHPPAYLTDLNTAANMTCWRSETLHHLPHNVTLTLSLGKKFEVVYVSLQFCSPRPESTAIFKSMDYGKTWVPYQYYSSQCRKIYGKPSKATVTKQNEQEALCTDGLTDLYPLTGGLIAFSTLDGRPSAQDFDSSPVLQDWVTATDIRVVFSRPHLFRELGGREAGEEDGGAGATPYYYSVGELQVGGRCKCNGHASRCIKDKEQKLVCDCKHNTEGPECDRCKPFHYDRPWQRASAREANECLACNCNLHARRCRFNMELYKLSGRKSGGVCLNCRHNTAGRHCHYCKEGFYRDLSKSITDRKACKACDCHPVGAAGKTCNQTTGQCPCKDGVTGLTCNRCAKGFQQSRSPVAPCIKIPAINPTSLITSTEAPADCDSYCKPAKGNYKINMKKYCKKDYVVQVNILEMETVANWAKFTINILSVYKCRDERVKRGDNFLWIHLKDLSCKCPKIQISKKYLVMGISENSTDRPGLMADKNSLVIQWRDAWTRRLRKLQRREKKGKCVKP